From Calothrix sp. PCC 6303, a single genomic window includes:
- a CDS encoding PAS domain-containing sensor histidine kinase, which translates to MNNITALETKLQNAQFRVGILSQNTNQLLLEPELLSSALEELAIVLEELNVQHEELLQTRQELELERQHYWELFEFAPDAYIVTDTLGVIQQANRFASGFLGVRTDFLIGKPLLVFVGKAERTAFHNQLSQPEKLLQSQHWQIEIQPRRGEAFPAVIAVSAVYDTQKKLVGWRWLLRDIADLPQSMTIVNSVDSSQELQELRSRYIQTISHEFRTPMTVVQTSVELLENYDGKISRETRARCFQVIRTGIQSMLRLLEQVSLYKAELSQLKVNSSQINLQQVCENAIALHQPKGDDLHTLELNCHLTESWVNLDATMLHIILDNLLNNAITYSPKGGVIQLNLHQQNHQIVLEVKDQGIGIPTEDLPRLYEPFHRAKNVVNFLPGIGFGLAIVKKIVDLLEGAIAIDSKLGVGTTVTITLPL; encoded by the coding sequence ATGAATAATATCACAGCGTTAGAGACAAAGCTCCAAAATGCTCAATTCAGAGTTGGTATCCTATCACAGAATACGAATCAGTTACTTCTAGAACCGGAATTACTCTCATCTGCTCTTGAAGAATTAGCAATAGTCTTAGAGGAACTTAATGTTCAACATGAGGAACTATTACAAACTCGCCAGGAATTGGAATTAGAACGGCAACATTATTGGGAATTATTTGAATTTGCTCCCGATGCCTACATAGTCACAGATACCCTAGGTGTGATTCAGCAAGCTAATCGTTTCGCTAGCGGATTCTTGGGGGTGCGAACAGATTTTTTGATTGGCAAACCATTGCTTGTTTTTGTTGGCAAGGCAGAGCGTACAGCCTTTCACAACCAACTTAGTCAGCCAGAAAAGTTACTCCAGTCTCAACATTGGCAGATCGAAATTCAACCCCGTCGCGGCGAAGCATTTCCAGCCGTGATTGCTGTTTCTGCTGTTTATGATACTCAAAAAAAACTAGTTGGTTGGCGTTGGCTATTACGTGACATTGCTGACTTACCACAATCGATGACAATTGTCAATTCTGTAGATTCGTCGCAGGAACTTCAGGAATTGCGTTCGCGCTACATTCAGACAATTTCCCATGAATTCCGCACACCAATGACTGTTGTCCAAACTTCAGTCGAGTTGCTAGAAAACTATGACGGAAAAATTAGCCGAGAGACGCGAGCTAGATGTTTTCAAGTCATCAGAACTGGAATTCAATCAATGCTGCGTTTGCTAGAACAAGTATCACTGTACAAAGCCGAATTAAGTCAACTCAAAGTTAATTCTAGCCAAATTAATTTACAGCAAGTTTGTGAAAATGCGATCGCACTGCATCAACCCAAAGGCGATGATTTACATACTTTGGAATTAAATTGTCACCTAACTGAATCTTGGGTTAACTTAGATGCAACAATGCTACATATTATTTTAGATAATCTGCTTAATAATGCCATCACATATTCACCCAAAGGTGGAGTAATCCAACTTAACTTACATCAGCAAAATCACCAAATTGTCCTCGAAGTCAAAGATCAAGGTATTGGTATTCCTACCGAAGACTTACCCAGACTCTACGAACCATTTCATCGAGCCAAAAATGTCGTCAACTTCCTACCTGGTATTGGCTTTGGTTTAGCAATTGTCAAAAAAATAGTGGATTTGTTAGAAGGTGCGATCGCTATCGACAGTAAACTGGGTGTTGGTACCACTGTAACTATCACCCTCCCCCTATAA
- a CDS encoding MAE_28990/MAE_18760 family HEPN-like nuclease yields MKIRTLEHLNQRLTDDLIWRRKEISDLKSLIETNSFRLSKHNAVLRSGVTLLYANWEGYIKTAATSYLEFVARQQLTCEELAINFVAVAMKFKLKEASETNKATIFTEVANFMLTQTSQKISLPYEDVISTSSNLSSDILREIVCLLGLDYSFYQTKEVIINEQLLKRRNGIAHGEYLSLDREEYQQLHNEILGMMENFRTQVENNAIQKLYLRNP; encoded by the coding sequence ATGAAAATTCGCACGTTGGAACATTTAAATCAGCGTCTAACGGATGATTTAATCTGGAGACGAAAAGAGATATCCGACTTAAAAAGCTTGATAGAAACTAACAGTTTTAGACTTAGCAAACATAATGCTGTGTTACGTAGTGGAGTAACACTTTTATATGCTAATTGGGAAGGATATATTAAAACTGCTGCAACTAGTTATTTAGAATTTGTTGCCAGACAGCAATTAACCTGTGAGGAGCTAGCGATAAATTTTGTAGCCGTAGCAATGAAATTTAAACTCAAGGAGGCAAGTGAAACAAATAAGGCAACCATATTTACAGAAGTTGCCAATTTCATGTTGACTCAGACAAGTCAGAAAATTTCACTTCCTTATGAAGATGTAATTTCAACAAGTTCCAATTTATCTTCTGATATTTTGCGGGAAATTGTCTGTCTTCTGGGTTTGGACTATTCTTTTTATCAAACAAAGGAAGTTATCATTAACGAACAATTACTTAAACGCAGAAATGGAATTGCTCACGGTGAGTATTTATCACTTGATCGTGAAGAATATCAACAGTTGCATAATGAAATTTTGGGAATGATGGAAAATTTTCGTACTCAAGTTGAAAATAATGCTATCCAGAAATTATATTTACGCAATCCTTAG
- a CDS encoding CheR family methyltransferase, translating to MGNEEDKVFETLLDYLKWTRGFDFSGYKRSTLQRRIRKQMQSREIESFGDYLDYLEVHPEEFIELLNTILINVTGFFRDASAWDYLRNQLIPQIISNKAANEPIRVWSAGCASGEEAYTLAMILAEALGASEFRQRVKIYATDVDEDALTHARSASYTKQAIKSVPVELQEKYFEPMGNRQVFRVDLRRVVIFGRHDLMQDAPISRLDLLVCRNTLMYFNADAQARMLSRFHFALNPTGFLFLGKAEMLLTHSNLFTPLSLQHRIFAKVPKVHIRDRLLGLGQTGDEEASNLVAMHMQLREAALNSMPIAQLVIDCTGNLAIANLAARLMFGITLQNIGSPLRDLEISYRPVELRSRIEQIYSDRHTIIISDVVRNLPDGSIQYLDVQLTPLQENGENLLGVGIAFKDVTNYHNLQTELQRVTQELETANEELQSSNEELETTNEELQSTNEELETTNEELQSTNEELETMNEELHSTNEELQTINDELRERTQELNQINAFLQSILASIQAGVVVIDPQFNILSWNQETENLWGLRTEEVKGQSFFNLDIGLPVGELREAIRTCLAGKNHIQLDIDATNRRGRSFRCRVTCNPLIGTTGERQGVILVMEEAES from the coding sequence ATGGGGAATGAAGAAGATAAGGTATTTGAAACACTGTTAGATTACTTAAAATGGACAAGAGGTTTTGATTTTTCAGGTTATAAACGCTCTACTTTACAGCGACGCATCCGTAAACAAATGCAGTCGCGGGAAATTGAATCTTTTGGGGATTATTTGGATTATTTGGAAGTTCACCCAGAAGAGTTTATTGAGCTTTTAAATACAATTTTAATTAATGTCACTGGTTTTTTTCGTGATGCTTCCGCTTGGGATTATCTTCGCAATCAGTTAATACCCCAAATTATCAGTAACAAAGCAGCAAATGAACCAATTCGGGTGTGGAGTGCTGGTTGTGCTTCGGGAGAAGAAGCTTATACCCTAGCAATGATTTTGGCAGAAGCTTTGGGAGCTAGTGAGTTTCGTCAACGAGTTAAAATATATGCGACTGATGTGGATGAAGATGCTTTAACCCATGCTCGTTCTGCTAGTTATACCAAGCAAGCGATTAAATCTGTTCCTGTAGAGTTGCAAGAAAAATATTTTGAACCGATGGGAAATCGGCAAGTATTTCGGGTAGATTTGCGTCGAGTGGTAATTTTTGGTCGTCATGACTTAATGCAAGATGCTCCCATTTCCCGCTTAGATTTGTTGGTATGTCGTAACACCTTAATGTACTTCAATGCCGATGCTCAAGCAAGAATGTTGTCACGGTTTCATTTTGCCCTCAATCCTACAGGTTTTTTATTTTTGGGGAAAGCAGAGATGTTGCTTACCCACAGTAATTTATTTACACCTTTGAGTTTACAACATCGCATCTTTGCCAAAGTACCTAAGGTACATATACGCGATCGCTTACTTGGTTTAGGGCAAACTGGTGATGAGGAAGCTAGTAATCTTGTTGCTATGCATATGCAGTTGCGGGAAGCTGCCCTAAATTCCATGCCCATTGCCCAATTAGTGATAGATTGTACTGGGAACTTAGCGATCGCTAATTTAGCAGCAAGGTTAATGTTTGGTATCACTCTCCAAAATATTGGCAGTCCCCTGCGAGATTTAGAAATTTCCTACCGTCCCGTCGAATTGCGATCACGTATTGAACAAATATATAGTGATCGTCATACCATAATTATTTCTGATGTGGTTCGCAACCTCCCCGATGGCAGTATCCAATATTTGGATGTGCAACTCACACCCCTACAGGAAAATGGCGAAAATTTGCTCGGAGTGGGAATTGCCTTTAAAGATGTCACCAACTACCACAACCTGCAAACGGAATTGCAACGGGTAACTCAAGAACTGGAAACTGCTAACGAAGAATTGCAATCTAGTAACGAAGAACTAGAAACAACTAACGAGGAATTGCAATCCACCAACGAAGAACTAGAAACCACCAACGAGGAATTACAATCTACCAACGAAGAACTAGAAACAATGAACGAAGAACTCCACTCCACCAACGAAGAATTACAAACAATTAATGATGAGTTGCGAGAGCGTACCCAGGAACTCAACCAAATCAATGCTTTCCTCCAATCCATCCTCGCCAGCATTCAAGCTGGGGTAGTTGTAATTGACCCCCAATTTAACATCCTCAGTTGGAATCAAGAAACTGAAAACCTTTGGGGATTAAGAACCGAAGAAGTCAAAGGACAATCATTTTTTAATTTGGATATTGGTTTACCTGTGGGGGAACTACGGGAGGCAATCCGAACTTGTCTTGCTGGGAAGAATCACATACAGTTGGACATAGATGCCACCAATCGTCGGGGTCGAAGTTTTCGCTGTCGAGTCACCTGCAATCCCCTAATTGGCACCACAGGAGAGCGGCAGGGGGTTATCCTCGTTATGGAGGAAGCAGAATCATGA
- a CDS encoding DUF262 domain-containing protein, protein MNIGEKVDTLQAEIDQKRQEIRSDHYSMSIGELISLYQQEEIEIHPEFQRFFRWSDYQKTKLIESILLGIPIPPIFVSQREDGIWDVVDGLQRLSTIYEFVGILKDENGKQVVPLVLQKTEYLPSLTSKIWEDKEHPDGSIKGLTPTQRLLIKRAKIDVNILLKESDTFAKYELFQRLNTGGSRANPQELRNCILVSLNPKLYRWIKQLSADENFQSCISLSDKTLEEQYDVEILCRFLVLRNIDENALSKIPDVDTFFTDKIQEIANNDNFDMEEEKAAFEKTFQLLGECMGNDSFRKYDVAKQKFSGGFMLAPFEAIALGIGYNYKQYNATCSDIKNKIIEIWSNPEFTSAFGRGKDAKARLPQLIPLGRKLFVS, encoded by the coding sequence ATGAATATCGGAGAAAAAGTAGATACACTCCAAGCCGAAATTGACCAAAAGAGGCAGGAAATCCGATCCGATCACTACTCAATGTCAATTGGAGAATTGATTAGTCTCTACCAACAAGAAGAAATAGAAATTCATCCAGAATTTCAGAGATTTTTTCGTTGGTCTGATTATCAAAAAACCAAATTAATCGAATCGATTCTATTAGGTATACCAATTCCACCCATTTTTGTGTCTCAACGAGAAGATGGTATTTGGGATGTAGTGGATGGATTACAAAGACTATCTACAATATATGAATTTGTAGGTATATTAAAAGATGAAAATGGCAAACAGGTTGTTCCCTTAGTTTTGCAAAAAACTGAATATTTGCCTTCGTTGACTAGTAAAATATGGGAAGATAAAGAACACCCAGATGGCTCTATCAAAGGGTTAACTCCAACTCAAAGATTATTAATTAAAAGAGCTAAAATAGATGTTAACATTCTACTAAAAGAAAGCGATACGTTTGCTAAATATGAACTTTTTCAAAGATTGAACACTGGAGGTTCCAGAGCCAATCCTCAAGAATTGAGAAACTGTATTTTAGTTAGTTTAAATCCAAAACTATATAGATGGATTAAACAGCTAAGTGCGGATGAAAATTTTCAGTCTTGTATTTCTTTAAGTGACAAAACACTGGAAGAACAGTATGACGTTGAAATTCTATGTCGATTTTTAGTGCTGCGAAATATCGATGAAAACGCTCTTAGTAAAATTCCTGATGTAGATACATTTTTTACAGACAAAATTCAAGAAATAGCTAACAATGATAATTTCGACATGGAAGAAGAAAAAGCTGCTTTTGAAAAAACATTCCAGCTTTTAGGTGAATGTATGGGTAACGACAGTTTTAGAAAATATGATGTTGCAAAACAAAAGTTTTCTGGAGGCTTTATGTTAGCCCCTTTTGAAGCAATTGCTCTGGGAATTGGCTATAACTATAAGCAATATAATGCAACTTGTTCAGATATAAAAAACAAGATTATAGAAATTTGGTCTAATCCAGAGTTTACATCTGCTTTTGGACGAGGAAAAGATGCAAAAGCTAGATTACCTCAGCTTATTCCTCTTGGTCGTAAACTCTTTGTCTCATGA
- a CDS encoding glutathione S-transferase family protein → METLRLYDFLHSGNGYKIRLLLTQLGTPFERVELDITQGATRTPEFLSKNPNGKIPLLEIEPGKYLAESNAILVYLSEGTEYLPYDRFFRAQVLQWLFFEQYSHEPYIAVPRFWISTLKKGEEYKSAIAQKHKQGYLALQLMEDHLQNRLFFVNDRYSIADIALFAYTHVAPEGDYDLTGFPAINSWIVRVKEQKRYIDITEP, encoded by the coding sequence ATGGAAACGCTACGCTTGTACGATTTTTTACACTCAGGCAATGGCTACAAAATACGTCTTTTATTAACACAACTAGGGACACCATTTGAAAGAGTAGAACTTGATATTACTCAAGGTGCGACACGTACTCCTGAGTTTTTGAGTAAAAATCCTAACGGCAAGATTCCCCTATTAGAAATTGAACCAGGCAAATACTTAGCAGAATCAAACGCCATACTAGTATACTTAAGTGAAGGAACAGAGTATCTACCTTATGATAGATTTTTCCGCGCTCAGGTTTTACAGTGGTTATTTTTTGAGCAATATAGTCATGAACCTTATATTGCTGTACCCCGATTTTGGATTTCGACTTTGAAAAAAGGGGAAGAATATAAAAGCGCGATTGCTCAAAAACACAAACAGGGTTACTTAGCTTTACAATTAATGGAGGATCATCTCCAAAATCGCTTATTTTTTGTCAACGATAGGTATTCAATCGCTGATATTGCTTTATTTGCCTACACCCATGTTGCCCCAGAAGGTGATTATGATTTAACTGGTTTCCCCGCAATTAATAGTTGGATTGTAAGGGTAAAGGAACAAAAAAGATATATTGACATCACCGAACCATAG
- a CDS encoding DUF167 domain-containing protein: MQKITVVVKPNSHRQKIEELEDGSLKVYLKSSPVDGKANKELIQVLADRYNVPKSHILIKLGLASRQKVVEIDL, from the coding sequence ATGCAGAAGATCACAGTTGTAGTTAAACCTAATTCTCATCGGCAAAAAATTGAAGAACTTGAGGATGGTAGCTTGAAAGTTTACCTTAAGTCTTCACCTGTGGATGGGAAGGCAAATAAGGAATTGATTCAAGTTTTAGCCGATAGATATAATGTTCCAAAATCTCATATTTTGATTAAATTGGGATTAGCTTCACGGCAAAAGGTTGTAGAAATTGATTTATAA
- a CDS encoding MvdD family ATP-grasp ribosomal peptide maturase, with product MTILIITHSQDNQCIDRVMDAIIAYGGKSCFRFNSDRFPTEIHLDVYYGGKEERHVITDGNHHVDLNEVSAVWYRRVAIGAKIPETMNSQLRDASLGESRATFQGMLASIRGFHLDPLENVRRAENKQLQLQVARDFGLNIPRTLISNNPATVRKFAAECNYQIVTKTLSSFAIYNSKGEDQVVFTNPVTREDLENLDGLQFCPMTFQENIPKALELRVTIVGNQIFTAAVDSQVMKEAESDWRKKGLALINSWQEYQLPEDVETKLLQLMRYFGLNYGAIDIILTPDGKYYFLEVNPVGEFFWLEHNPGFKISQSIAQLLLK from the coding sequence ATGACGATTTTAATTATTACCCACAGTCAAGACAACCAATGTATTGATCGTGTAATGGACGCGATTATCGCTTATGGTGGAAAAAGCTGTTTCCGCTTCAATAGCGATCGCTTTCCCACTGAAATCCACCTTGATGTGTATTATGGTGGCAAAGAGGAACGTCACGTAATTACTGATGGTAATCACCATGTTGATTTAAATGAGGTTTCTGCTGTTTGGTATCGTCGTGTGGCTATAGGTGCCAAAATCCCGGAAACCATGAATTCTCAACTTCGTGACGCTTCCCTGGGAGAATCCCGCGCTACTTTCCAAGGGATGTTGGCAAGTATTCGCGGGTTTCATTTAGATCCTTTGGAGAATGTCCGTCGGGCTGAAAATAAGCAGTTACAACTTCAAGTCGCACGGGATTTTGGTTTAAATATTCCCCGAACTCTGATTAGTAATAATCCTGCTACTGTGAGGAAGTTTGCCGCTGAATGTAATTATCAAATTGTGACAAAAACTCTATCGTCTTTTGCTATTTATAATAGCAAAGGTGAGGATCAGGTAGTTTTTACTAATCCGGTGACACGAGAAGATTTAGAAAACTTGGACGGTTTGCAGTTCTGTCCCATGACTTTTCAAGAGAATATTCCTAAAGCTTTAGAGTTACGAGTAACTATAGTTGGAAATCAGATATTTACAGCCGCAGTGGATTCACAGGTGATGAAAGAGGCTGAAAGTGATTGGCGGAAAAAAGGTTTAGCCTTAATCAATTCTTGGCAAGAATATCAATTGCCGGAAGATGTGGAAACTAAGTTACTACAATTAATGAGATATTTTGGCTTGAATTATGGAGCTATTGATATTATCTTAACTCCAGATGGTAAGTATTATTTTCTAGAAGTAAATCCAGTGGGTGAATTCTTTTGGTTGGAACATAATCCCGGATTTAAGATTTCTCAAAGCATAGCTCAATTATTGCTAAAGTAA
- the tnpB gene encoding IS200/IS605 family element RNA-guided endonuclease TnpB, which produces MQKAFKIALIPSHNQEVLINKTIGCARFVYNRFLALRKELYATEQKTLNYNTCSQELTLLKKEIEWLKEVDKFALQNSLKNLEAAYKNFFTDLKKSKKKKGVGFPKFKKKYGCKQSYKTNLTNGNIQIIENRLKLPKLGWIKFYKSQDITGKLVNVTVTRTSSGKYIASILCETEIEKYPIGTQNIGLDLGIKSYLVTSEGEVIENPKYYRLQLKKLRKANKKLSRSTKGSSNRVKAKIKLARIYERITNLRDDFLHKLSTRLIKENSIICIEDLRVVNMVKNHKLALSISDASWSKFVTMLEYKALWHDRVVQKVGTFYPSSQTCNCCGLINPLVKDLKLREWSCPSCNSYNLRDKNASLNILSEGLRLLTAVGTPEVIKNACGELVSPELFQAEIVEAGIA; this is translated from the coding sequence ATGCAGAAAGCGTTTAAAATTGCACTTATTCCTAGCCACAACCAAGAAGTCTTAATTAACAAGACGATAGGTTGTGCTAGATTTGTGTACAACCGTTTTCTGGCATTAAGGAAAGAGTTATATGCGACTGAGCAGAAAACCTTAAATTACAATACTTGTAGCCAAGAGTTAACTCTTCTCAAGAAAGAGATTGAATGGTTAAAGGAAGTAGATAAATTTGCTCTGCAAAACTCGCTCAAAAATTTAGAGGCAGCGTACAAAAACTTTTTCACTGACTTGAAAAAGTCTAAAAAGAAGAAAGGTGTCGGCTTCCCCAAATTCAAAAAGAAGTACGGTTGCAAGCAATCTTACAAGACGAATCTTACCAATGGAAACATTCAAATTATAGAGAATCGTTTAAAACTCCCCAAATTAGGATGGATAAAGTTTTATAAATCACAAGATATTACTGGAAAGCTTGTCAACGTTACCGTTACTCGGACTTCTTCTGGTAAATATATTGCTAGTATCCTCTGTGAAACTGAGATAGAAAAATATCCGATTGGCACCCAAAATATTGGTTTAGACTTGGGGATTAAATCTTATCTGGTTACTAGCGAAGGTGAAGTTATAGAAAATCCTAAATATTATCGACTTCAATTAAAGAAGTTACGCAAAGCAAATAAAAAGTTATCCCGTAGTACAAAAGGTAGTAGCAATAGAGTCAAAGCGAAAATCAAGCTGGCTCGAATCTACGAACGGATTACCAATTTGAGAGATGACTTTCTGCACAAGTTGTCAACTCGTCTAATCAAGGAAAACAGTATTATCTGTATTGAAGATTTACGAGTCGTTAACATGGTAAAGAATCACAAACTAGCATTGAGTATTTCAGATGCTAGTTGGTCTAAATTTGTTACCATGTTGGAATATAAAGCTTTGTGGCATGACAGAGTTGTGCAGAAAGTTGGTACGTTTTATCCCTCATCTCAGACTTGTAACTGCTGCGGTTTGATCAACCCATTAGTTAAAGATTTAAAGTTACGTGAATGGTCTTGTCCTAGTTGCAATAGTTACAACTTAAGGGATAAAAACGCCTCACTTAATATATTAAGTGAGGGTTTAAGATTGCTAACCGCCGTCGGTACGCCGGAGGTTATAAAAAACGCCTGTGGAGAACTTGTAAGTCCTGAATTATTTCAGGCAGAGATCGTTGAAGCAGGAATCGCGTGA
- a CDS encoding chemotaxis protein CheB: MEKSFSESEQINPKHPGDSKFRIVAIACSAGGLQAVSKVISALPANFPVPIVIVQHLDPKHRSMMADILSRRTKLQVKQAEQGELMNPGTIYIAPPNYHLLVTSQGSVELTQSEVIHFVRPSADVLFESVANSYESQAIAVILTGTGVDGAVGVREIKEKGGIVIVEDSETSEFDGMPKAAIKTGIVDQVLPLSEIARALITLVMGHKADGE, from the coding sequence ATGGAAAAATCATTTTCAGAATCAGAGCAAATTAACCCTAAGCATCCTGGTGATAGTAAGTTCAGGATTGTAGCGATCGCATGTTCTGCGGGAGGGTTACAAGCAGTGAGTAAAGTCATCTCTGCTTTACCTGCCAATTTTCCTGTACCGATTGTGATCGTACAGCATCTTGACCCGAAACACCGCTCAATGATGGCGGATATTTTGAGTAGACGCACTAAGTTGCAGGTGAAACAAGCAGAGCAGGGAGAATTGATGAATCCTGGAACAATTTATATTGCTCCACCAAATTACCATTTATTGGTGACTAGTCAGGGTTCTGTGGAACTGACACAATCGGAGGTGATACATTTTGTGCGTCCATCTGCTGATGTGCTGTTTGAGTCAGTTGCAAATAGTTATGAATCGCAGGCTATTGCTGTAATTTTAACAGGAACAGGTGTGGATGGGGCAGTTGGGGTGAGGGAAATTAAGGAGAAGGGTGGAATTGTGATTGTGGAGGATAGTGAAACATCTGAATTTGATGGAATGCCTAAAGCAGCGATTAAAACAGGTATAGTAGATCAAGTTTTACCATTATCCGAAATTGCGAGAGCTTTAATTACCTTGGTAATGGGACATAAAGCTGATGGGGAATGA
- a CDS encoding photosystem I assembly protein Ycf3, with protein MPRTQKNDNFVDKSFTVMADIILKILPIKKRAKDAFVYYRDGMSAQAEGEYAEALDNYKEALELEEDPVDRSYTLYNMGLIYASNGDHEKALDLYHQALELNPRYSSALNNIAVIYHYQGEKAKEAGDYDGGEALFDQATDYWIRAIRLAPNNYIEAQNWLKTTGRAQIDILI; from the coding sequence ATGCCAAGAACTCAGAAAAACGATAACTTTGTTGATAAATCCTTTACCGTGATGGCAGATATTATCCTCAAAATTCTGCCAATAAAAAAAAGAGCTAAAGATGCTTTTGTTTACTATCGTGATGGGATGTCAGCACAAGCTGAAGGTGAATATGCCGAAGCTTTGGATAACTACAAGGAGGCTTTGGAGTTGGAGGAAGATCCTGTAGATCGAAGCTACACTTTATATAATATGGGTCTAATTTATGCTAGTAATGGTGATCATGAAAAAGCTTTAGACTTGTATCACCAGGCATTAGAATTAAACCCTCGTTATTCTTCAGCTTTGAATAATATTGCTGTTATCTATCATTACCAAGGGGAGAAAGCTAAGGAAGCAGGGGATTACGATGGTGGGGAAGCATTATTTGATCAAGCTACCGACTATTGGATTCGAGCGATTCGTTTAGCTCCCAATAATTATATTGAAGCTCAAAATTGGTTGAAAACTACAGGTAGAGCGCAAATTGATATTTTGATTTAA
- the chlP gene encoding geranylgeranyl reductase, with the protein MTLRVAVVGSGPAGSSAAEILAKAGIETYLFERKLDNAKPCGGAIPLCMVEEFDLPANIIDRRVRKMKMISPSNREVDINLIKEDEYIGMCRREVLDAFLRDRAAALGANLINATVHKLDIPTNDTDPYTIHYVDHTESGAQGIAKSLQVDAIIGADGANSRIAKEIDAGDYNYAIAFQERIRIPDAKMAYYEDLAEMYVGDDVSTDFYAWVFPKYDHVAVGTGTMHVHKASIKQLQAGIRARAAKKLEGGKIIKVEAHPIPEHPRPRRVVGRVALVGDAAGYVTKSSGEGIYFAAKSGRMCAEAIVEFSNKGETIPTERDLKVYIKRWDKKYGLTYKVLDILQNVFYRSDATREAFVEMCSDMDVQKLTFDSYLYKTVVPANPITQLKITAKTLASLLRGNALAP; encoded by the coding sequence TTGACACTTCGGGTTGCTGTTGTTGGCTCAGGTCCAGCTGGTTCATCTGCTGCTGAAATCTTGGCAAAGGCTGGAATCGAGACCTATCTATTTGAGCGGAAGCTGGATAATGCGAAACCCTGCGGTGGTGCTATTCCTCTATGCATGGTAGAAGAGTTTGATCTACCTGCGAATATCATCGATCGTCGTGTGCGAAAAATGAAGATGATTTCACCCTCGAACCGCGAGGTGGATATTAATCTAATAAAGGAAGATGAATATATCGGTATGTGTCGTCGGGAAGTACTTGATGCTTTCTTACGCGATCGCGCGGCGGCATTAGGTGCTAATTTAATAAATGCTACTGTTCATAAACTAGATATTCCCACTAACGATACTGATCCTTACACAATCCACTATGTAGACCATACTGAAAGTGGCGCTCAAGGGATTGCCAAGAGTCTCCAAGTTGATGCAATCATTGGTGCTGATGGGGCTAATTCCCGCATTGCCAAAGAAATTGATGCAGGGGATTACAATTACGCGATCGCGTTCCAAGAACGCATCCGGATTCCCGATGCTAAAATGGCGTATTACGAAGATTTAGCAGAAATGTACGTCGGTGACGATGTTTCTACTGATTTCTACGCATGGGTATTCCCCAAATATGACCACGTTGCTGTGGGAACTGGAACGATGCACGTTCACAAGGCTAGCATCAAACAGTTACAAGCTGGTATTCGCGCCCGCGCAGCTAAGAAGCTCGAAGGTGGTAAAATTATCAAGGTGGAAGCACACCCCATCCCCGAACATCCCCGTCCTCGTCGTGTAGTTGGACGTGTAGCTTTGGTGGGTGATGCTGCGGGTTATGTCACTAAGTCTTCAGGTGAAGGTATTTACTTTGCGGCGAAGTCAGGACGGATGTGTGCTGAAGCAATAGTAGAATTTAGCAACAAGGGTGAAACAATCCCCACCGAGAGAGATCTCAAGGTTTATATTAAGCGTTGGGATAAGAAGTACGGTTTGACTTACAAGGTATTGGATATCTTACAAAACGTCTTCTATCGTTCTGATGCTACCCGTGAAGCATTTGTGGAAATGTGTAGTGACATGGATGTCCAGAAGTTAACTTTTGATAGTTACCTGTACAAAACAGTTGTCCCTGCAAATCCCATTACCCAACTGAAAATTACCGCTAAAACACTTGCTAGCTTACTTCGTGGCAATGCTTTAGCACCTTAA